TTTTCCTTGCggttattttattagatttccCTAGGAATGTGATTCGTTAAGCCCATAACTGCAATAATTGGCAATTTAGGAAAAATTTAATAGAATTATGAcagtaaattgaaattttgtcaaaatacagaaaaaatatgactATTAAGTAGCCTAGCCAGTACATGTAAatcacaggagcttgacgttttgtcaattgtacatgtacggtatgtaaatatacaatatacatatataaactacTCCTATTGATTTTCAGTACCATATTTAAAAGTGGTTTTAAGTATAGGGGTACCTGTAcaagaaaaagaataaaaaaaagatcagtcagaaggtgatatcttttagCTAAAACAGTAGCTAATTTGTTGCAGCTAATGACAAGTATTGTACAATGTAGAACTACATTTGTACTTTATGCTAGGCCTATTAAAACTAAAGTCAAGATACAAGttcttaaaaaaaacccaagttACAAATTGCATTGTCTATATAgaataattatcattgtatgtaaaaCATCACGCCTTTCATAAAACATTCTAAGTGTCATAATGACACAgatttattgttaatttattctgatttgttggttttcttattattatgttaattacatgttgagtaaaatattgtaacaggcaactacatttgtacatgtaggcctatgctgtgtaTAATAAAATTGACTGACTGCTGTATTGATATTTGTGATGAAATTCGTGTTATTTGGGGATATTTAATAATTGTAATTGTAGTGTAAATGCATGCCTGTTGGTATCTCTAGCTATGCAGGttgctaatacatgtatatatatttggacaTGAAGTACATCATGACATGACTGACTAATATTACCTTATTGCAGTTACAACGATACATTAAATGGTTTCTAATAAAGTATCAAATATAACACGCACACAATATCTTTATGAAGAACCATACGTGGAAAATAAGGGACTGACTTTATTTCATAAGAACAATTCCATACGACATCCTTAAGCTTTTGCAATAACTTATTTTATGAAAGAATTATGTAGAATTctatatacagtaaacatgtcagatgctacatgtatatatgatttttcctgaaacttttaaaatttaatttaattaaacactGGTAATGCTGAGTCATCtgatttattgtatatataacccaaaaaatgttaaaagaaacttgaacattttttttatcttactaTGACTATTTTAGAGGGAAAAAACCAATGCATTTGATGACAAAGTGTTCTTTATTTCCAGAACAGTGTACAATATGATTCCGACTTCTAATGAAAGTGTTAACACAGTATGCCATCTCCAGTATATTACATGCAGTTTTATTTTGACGTAGATTCAGCTAAATAACTTGTAGATCATGTTCAgttgaaatgtaaatgtttctCTTTTACATTTCAGGGATTGCAGTGGCAAGAAGATCAAGTAAAGGACTTTTGGaagataaataacaaaaagcagaaaacagactttgtcattgttttcctatggatggggagggggagggaggggAGGAGGGTTCTAGGCTGTGTAACAGATCCTCTACGAAAAAAATCGACCCACTAAAGTCGAAGTTCCTAGAAAAAAAGAGTTGAAGAAGGTGAACCTCTTTGAATGTGAATCGTTTAAAGCTATCATGAAGTGACAAAACAATCTGTGATTGTCATTTCTTCTTTTAatagataaatgtatttacaacatgtacgtatatctacatgtacatgtatataaaacttaaacaatatgctatggtgaagaatacttgttaaaatgtgatttttttgtcAGACAATATTGATTTCTATTCTGTAATTTCTATAAGAcctcgctaggttgtctcctgatggtagcattacccgactgtacgtgttgaaggaggttataaacatgtgcggatgctgcaacctagtagcctcgtgacctgatcatttggaatgtttagggccataagctccttgctatgaactggatgcggtcctttatatccaccaagttcatggtttagaagtagttaagccgcctctgctacttttggtcacgctcattccttatggtcagtaaagttgaaaatgtcaaggaaaaaaacaattcaatggtcacattttaATGACAAAATTCACCAAACATTCCTCAGTAGTGTGATTGCAACACCTGATATGCTCAGAAATGGCTACAAATTCTAACAATACCCTGATGCAAGTGAACCATTTACCTGGAAATGACATTGACAGTAAAATTGATCTGAAAATGACATGAAGAAaacttgacctgaaattgacctgaaattctggtcaatttctggtcaaattgacctgaaagGAGCAGAAATGTCAGTTTCATGTTAAAAATTTAACCTGAATTTGACCagaatttcatatgaatttgaCCAGAATTTCACCTGAAAATGACCTCAGAAAAttgaggtcaatttcaggttaaaagtctaacctgaaattgaccagaatttcacatgaaattgaccagaatatAATttgaggtcaatttcaggttaaaaaactaacctgaaattgacaagaatttcacatgaatttgACCAGAATTTGACCTCAGCGAATTTTAATGTGAAATTCAGGTTAGTTTTTTAACCTGCAATTGACTGTTCTGCTcctttcaggtcaatttcaggtcaaaatttcaaccagaaattctggtcaatttcaggttagggAATATTGGCTGTGTATGACATTCAATCCGGTGGCAGGTAGCCCCGCGGAACGTATCAAAATTTTCCGGGCggtaaaaacaaatatgaacgGCCATCACCTGTAAacgcaaagaaaaaaaaaatggtcaaTGGAAAAACGTATTCATAGCCATGGTTTACAATTCAAAAGTAAAACTTAATATTGCTATTATATTATGACATCTGCACTTGAATCACACCAGGTGCAGTTGTATTTCTTTaaaagaatttaacaaaattgccAGCAAATAAACAAACTGATCGTGTATACAAAATCTACAGACTAACCAACAGTCATCATCTTCGTCTGGTAGGCCTACTTTTCCATTGACACCTTTACATGAGATCTACGAACACATAGACGTCGGAAGAAAACTTTACATCTGTCGTTTGGAAGACTATACATTATCTGTTTTAAACATATTGTGAAGGTTGTCATTTTAATGATGCCAATCCCCCGTACATCGTCTTTATCACACAATgatgaaaatggaaaattttggaaaaggctgaaatttatttttttgtggaaaattatatgaaattacAGGTACTAGGAACCTATTTTCTGaaagtcaaaaaggctgaaatcagCCAATCGCCTGAACATTTTCATCCCTGAATTCACATCAAccaagcccccgtacacaaGCTAAATTTTGAGTCGTCTTGTTGAAACATCCATGGCTGAATTCCACACCTCCTTTCAATATTTTACTTTGACCGTCTTCGTGGAGCAacttaaatttagatttttattttttacattttaaaatacatgtatttaagcaTGTTGAATTTTGCTCCAACAGGGCGGCCAAAGTGAAAAATCCATATTTCGTCCGATTTTTTTCCACTCTTTTCTCTGGGATTTTTCAGGTAAGACTAACACGAAAAATGGCAACCGGAACGAATCTTATTTACGAAATTCTTCACGATGCTTTTCTAAGAGGAATagaatttaattacaaaatcttattgaaaaatgatttacataaaatttgaagacgttttttaaataaaatttgcaaGGATAAttgcatttttaggtcatctgacccgaagagTCAGGATCACCTTggcctatagtcatcatgcttcgtccgtcgtcgtccgccgtgtgCCGTGAGTAAACTTTTcccattttgaacttcttctaccagtacgatttggctgaaacttgcatgaaataattctgacatgGTATTGAccaagtattgttatttttcaggtcgatcagAACAGCTGTGGACATACTAGGTCCTCTACCCCGCAGCAAGAAAGGCAATAAATATCTTCTTGTTGTAGATGATTACTTCACCAAGTGGGTGGATGCTTTCCCGGTTCCGAATGAAGAGGCTAAAACGATAGCCAGTAAATTGGTAGAAAGAGTATTTTGTGCATTTGTAGTGCCTATGCAACTCGATAAAGATAAGGGAACCAATTTTGAATCCTACCTGTTTAAAGAAATGTGTCAGATTATTGGGATCTATAAGACTCGTACCACGGGTTATCGACCCCAATTTGTTGGAATGGTTGTGCGAGCAAACCAGACAATAGaaaatatttaagaaatttGTTTCTAACAATCAAACCGATTGGGACGAGTATATTCTTATGCTGATGATGGCATATATGTCATCGGAACACGAGGCCACAGGGTTTAGTCCATGTACACGGATGAtgggaagggagataaatcttCCAGTAGATCTGTGCTATGGCAGTCctattaaagaaaattataCAAGTCAAACATCAGATTACACTAGAAATTTATTAGATCATATGTTAAATGTACATGAGATAgcaagacgaaatttaaatatttcgcACACCAGAATTAAGAAACAGTATGGCAATAAAAGTAAACAATCTACATATAGTAGAGGTGACTTATTCTGGTTAAATAATACATATAGGTATGTAGGAAAGTGTCggaaatgacaaaaactatGCCACGGACCATATACTATTACCAATATGTTGAATGATATTATATACAACTTTACAAGAGACACCTAGGTTAAAGCCTAAAGTGGTCCATCATGATCACCTGGGACCGTATCAGGGTGACACTGCTGacacagcaaaaaaaaaaaaaaaaaaaaaaaaaacattggttGAACTGAATCGAATTGTCTTGTTGACCAGTTTCAAACTTACTGATTTGCTTTTgaagttattttatatacacCTGTTTTTGTAAACTTGCATGCAAATGCCATAACCTGGGAACAAGATAATGTATAACTTACAATCACAGGTTCACATGGCCTGTAATTCTTACCGGCAGAAACCTGTCACATCAAATGGTAACATAATCATACTTATGAGTCGAGTTTTCCATGATTCTCTCTGCCAGAACAGACTCACCAGTAtgtatttgtgttgaaattgctGAGCATGACGTTTATACAGGAATGTACACTGTCTGTTGGATTAGAGCAACGTCCCGCCATcagaggtttttttttattaatcaatgTCTTCCCATGTTTGCGCAATTTTGTGAGTACGAGGAGGTGCGGGTGTATGGCCATCAGAgcgcaacagttccactatacaagacacaacacgaacataccacagtctcccaaaacacgcacctcacacaacatacacgcatcacactgaaaacatgggaggccgtccttacatgaccatagctgttaataggacgttaatgaatcaaacaaacaagccaTCAGAGCTCAAATTAGCTATGGCATGATACTCGTCGGCATAGGTTAACATCTACTATGTTTAAGCATGTACATCAGTACTATTACTAAGTCATCGAGGGTTGACAGAACTTATGTGTTGTAACTTTATTTGTGAAATGCAGACAAGAATATCATAAGGAAAGGATTCACTTTAATGTAGTGAAATGGCAACGAATAAAGTTGTTATTGGACAGTTTCTACTTTGATCATTTCTGATATATCCCGATACATCAATGGAAACTGacaagtcatttaaggattacAATGTGTATGTGTAGGGCAGCAGTAGCACCtgaagaacaagaggcccagaggacctgtatcgctcacctggtttgtaatgccaagtaatgttctgaatataagttcattgtttcttttctgaagaaatttggatatttacctctaattcccctattgggccccactctttctcctccaggggggtcaaagccaaaatttatacgaattctgttaaccccaaggatgtttctggccaaatttggttacaatccatgcagaactctaagacaagtagaattttttaggatttacctctatttcccctattgggccccgcccctcctgcccccagggggtcagagccaaaatttatacaagttctgttccccttcccccaaggatgtttgtggccaaatttggttacaatccatgcagaactctaggacaagtagcaatttataggatttacctctatttccccaattgggccccatccctcctgccccaagggggtcagagccaaaatttatacaagttctgttccccttcccccaaggatgtttgtggccaaatttggttacaatccatgcagaactctaggacaagtagcaatttataggatttacctctatttccccaattgggccccatccctcctgccccaagggggtcagagccaaaatttatacaagttctgttccccttcccccaaggatgtttgtggccaaatttggttacaatccatgcagaactctaggacaagtagcaatttataggatttacctctattacccctattgggccccgctcctcctgcccccagggggtcagagccaaaatttatacaagttctgttccccttcccccaaggatgtttgtggccaaatttggttacaatccatccagaactctatgactagtagcgatttaaaggaaatgttgacggacggacgacggacggacggacgacggacgccgcgccatgaaataagctcaccggcccttcgggccaggtgagctaaaaaccacTGACCTAAAATTAGTACTTGGCgcacaaatatacatacaaccAAATTcaacaataaaatgttatttaaagttcaataaaattcaaaagatgtatttatgttattgtaaaacGGAAACCAAAATTCAATTACTTGTAATGTATTtctaaattttcatttcaagcGCAAATTAGTGTagttttaacaataatttaaaaatcGATGACTTATATGTGCGTGTAAATTTTCAATACACGATTGTTTGTTAAATAAGcctcctattaacagtcagggtctcCCGTGTTTGTAGTCTCTTGCATGTCTGAAGTGCGAGGTGCCTGTTTTGGGAGAAAGCAGACCCAAGGCAACACTCCAGTCAGTCACATTGCTGAAAaggggcaaaccagtcgtctaCTCCCTGTATGTTGAGTGCTAAGTGTAAGGAAGGAAAAAGTAATgcaagaaagaaaagataagatcctaaaattAGTGTCCTTTTACGCATGCAATAgcggcagcaggtacaattcctATGCCTCCCAACACATATTCATGGGGGAAACAAATAACGATGGAAAAGGGTACTCGGTGgcatttctttgatttttcatcataaatattaatacattacTAGCATTCTGTGCAcacatttgaaaatgaatttttttgataagattaacgtcctaataacagacAGGTTAATGTAAAGACGACCTCCCATGTGCGTGGTTTTGGGGACTGGTATAATAACGGTAAATAGACAGATTAATGTAAAGACGACCTCCCATGTGCGTAATTTTGGGGACTGATATATAATTACGGTAAACAGACAGGTTAATGTAAAGACGACCTCCCATGTGCGTGTTTTTGGGGACCGATATATAATTACGGTAAACAGACAGGTTAATGTAAAGACGCCCTCCCATGTGCGTGTTTTTGGGGACTGATATATAATTACGGTAAACAGACAGGTTAATGTAAAGACGACCTCCCATGTGCGTGTTTTTGGGGACTGATATATAATTACGGTAAACAGACAGGTTAATGTAAAGACGACCTCCCATGTGCGTGTTTTTGGGGACTGATATATAATTACGGTAAACAGACAGGTTAATGTAAAGACGACCTCCCATGTGCGTGTTTTTGGGGACTGATATATAATTACGGTAAACAGACAGGTTAATGTAAAGACGACCTCCcatgtgtgtgtttttgggGACTGATATATAATTACGGTAAACAGACAGGTTAATGTAAAGACGACCCCCCATGTGCGTGTTTTTGGGGACTGGTATATAATTACTTTAAGATCAATGAAGATACCAAGTATCAACAGACCACAAGCTAATTGGTAAtgttgtaaaaggcgactaaatttaggatgttatcttttctttcttccagACTGACTTTcctcttggcaccgcctcacttttggccttcggttgagcgccCGCCCCTGTGAGGGAATGTCTGTGTTTCTATCCtttggccgagacacactatagtctataaaagtggtagtttctgctcctgcttttcgctcagcataccgggtgtgggacgactgtttcgcccgttgtcagtattatgtgaccgggtgggatgtgttgctgttttatttttttgatatcATAACTGTAAAATCATAATTGCCACAGAAGATGGCTATTAAAATAGCTGTTAACATATTCGCCCTTGGCGATAATGAATTGATTATTCCATATATATTTCTCGTTACTTTATTGCAAAATTGTTATTGTATATGAATTTAAGCATTTAATTGCTTTTAGtataaatgccaactggacaacgAGAAATTCAACATGAAATGTGTACTTCATAGGTGTAAGCCGAAATTCAACATGAAATGTGTACTTCATAGGTGTAAGCCGATACTCTGCTTTTACCCTTGGCTTATCTCATTTTGAATTTCGTGTTTCCATACAgcgccacctgctggatcaccgcaGTTGCGCCCCTTTCATTTACGTAATACTCAACCAATGAAATAGCTCGTATCACTGATCTATGGGTTGAGAAAATGGCGGCGTCCTTTGAACAACAGGTTGTATGTGACAGATTTAAAATACCACAGCTTAGATCTTCACAGATACGAGCAATAGAGTCCATTAATGCAGGGAAAGATGTTTTTGTTGGTACGAGAACAGGAAGTGGAAAATCATTAGCTTATGAAAGCTTTCCATTGCTTAACGAAGGGAAAATGGTTCTGGTTGTTGCGCCACTTGTTAGCATCATGCACGACCAATGTCGACGTTTAAACGAACTAGGATTTAAGGCCACATATATAGGCAAGAACACCGACGACAACGACAACATCTTAGCCGGACACTACGATTTTATATTCAGCAACGCAGAGCACGTAGTGGAGGATACAATTTGGCGAACGATGCTCGGACAGGACCCCTATCAGAGCAAACTTGGTTTGATAGTTGTGGACGAAGCGCATACCGTAATGAAATGGTAAGATCGCTGGAATGGTACACTTTGAGTATATACGAAACAGAATTTTCATTTGACAACGTAAACTAACAATAATTGTCATGACAAAAGTTGAGGTGCTTAATAGAAACTgacatttttatgtatttctttctACTGCTCATTATCtctatttaaacatgaaaacaatGATTTATAAGCGAGAAGGATAAATCAGTCTCCCAACTAAATACCATGTAAGACGCCTATGAGccgtgaataaaaaaaattctcaagAAACACTTTTTTGTCTgacacccgcaagctacatcaaaggttacgccaaagtaaaataatttgttgCCCAACATCatggtcagtgcacaaacacaaaagcccTGCAACGTATACGTCGAAAACGTTGAGTGACAAATCATTCACACTTAAAAATACTTGATGAATAAAATGAAAACGGGAAACGTCGACcctaaaaacaaacatattttaaaagaagaaaaacaattgCTGAATGTACCtgttatattaatgataatttcattttattttaataggGGCAAAAGTACAGCTGAGAAGGAAGGAACTTTTCGCAGTAGTTTTGCAAGGGTTGGAGAATTAAGATCTGTGTGCGACAACAGGGTACCAATTCTTGCTCTGACAGCAACTGCAGGACCAACGGacagaagaaaaataatgaGAAGTCTGTGCTTCAAAGTACACTCGGATGTTGTTTTGGATTCACCAGATAGATCAAACATAAAGATCACCACAGTCTGCATCCCCAACAATGACAACCTGTCAGAGGTGTTTAAATTTTTGATCAATGACTTCAACAGCCAAAAAGGAGAATTACCCAGACATGTCATCTTGTGTGAAAGCATTGCAAATGTTTCCAAAGTATACCTAACTTTCCTCAAACATTCTGGACAACATCGTGatcattttcaaatgtatcatAGCAAAACAAATGAGAAAATTAAGGAAGAAATCAGAAAGGACATGGCAGAAAATGGTAAAATTCGAATACTTATATGTACCAATTCTGCTGGTATGGGTGTTAATTTCTATGGTGTAAATGACATTATTCATTATGGGTTGCCTAGAGAAATGGACACTTTTGTGCAGCAAATGGGTCGAGCTGGCCGTGATGGAAGTTACAGTAAAGAACTGGTATTGTATAAGATGCATAAAGGACACCTGAGTAAAGTGGAGAGTGATTTGGTAAAACTTATCAAAGATGACACAACATGCAGACATAAAACCCTTTGTGACTCTTATGCATCTGAACATGTATCCATTTCACCAAAACATAAATGCTGTGATGTCTGCGAAAAGCATTGTGATTGCAAAGAGGAGTCTTGTCCTGACATACATGCAGCATATGTACGCCATGATGCCGAGGAATTCGAAGATACCAATGAATTAGAGCGTGAAGTCACTAATGAAGACAGACGTTTGTTAAAACACAAACTGTCAGTGTTGAAGTTCACACTTGAATCCAATCTAAGTAATATTGTGATGAGATCAGAAATTCTACATGGTATTACAGACCAAGTTATTGACAGTATTGTCTTAAACTGTCCAAGAATTTTTTCAACAtctgatattttgaaaatgtaccCAGTATGGTCTTATGAAATAGCTGTACAGATAATGCAAGTAATAAATACTGTTACTGGTGACACAGAAATGTATGACATGCTCTCGGACAGTGATGTAGTTCCAAATGATGACTCGGAATAATAACAGGAAGCTAAATGTCAGACtgtataatataatttatttttgtgtttgcaAAAGGATATAGTGGTTACATAAATTTGGTAGTTGAAAACTTTTTCCAACTGGATATTTGTGTTAAAGTTCTGAACGGCACAGCTTAAAACTTTTATTAAATTaagaatatcattaatagatcAAGAGTTTACAATGTTATTGATCTACCTACATATTGTTTCATTAACCGTAATTTACGTCTTACTTATAATGCATTTGAATGaataaagtattttttgtaaattaattatgctggaataaattaaatttactGTTAACTTAATCTTGTTTCATTATTTACAAGAAAAAATCCCATAGCGGTCTTGGTGATCACCAAAGATAGATGTATGCTctgtttttcaaacttcaactatcaaataAAAGATGGAAGTCATGTAGTTGACTGACTGGTCTTAAAAAGAAGTAAGCACAATTatggcccaaggggaacctacatatggaatttgagacaaGATCTgtgcagtactttttgagaaataacaaactttatctatcaaatcAAAGATAGCTGCCTGGTTGCCCTCTTTTTaattgttgaccaatcggttccataatgtaatatatgtatatatgactaAATAAGGCTCTAAGGaacctacatttgaaatttgagaaagattcatTCAGAATGTAGCAGTAGCAATAATTGTTAACATAAGGATGGACCACGGACTAAAGGTTATTTGAAAAGCCCATGACCACTATCTAAACGATGGTGAGCTAATATAATAAAAGTCAAGACATTACTTGTTAAATAGGTTTTCTCATTACAATTGCCCTCTGCTAATTATAAGTGCTGTTCCCTGCAAACTTTTAtataatgaccttgacaagataataataaaacaccaatataGCCCCAATTCCTTTCAATGAACAAATTGAAGTGAAAAGCCCAGACATTTATTTCTAATAAATAacaagatatttattttttactcttcacaaaataaaaatacatattgcaCTTTGATGtaacaaataatgacataaaGCTTAGCTTGTGCAGCTGCTGACAatatattattagtatatataaatAGCAAGTGATAATGACATCCCTGAAATATCACAgatatttctgttttatatttgtgaCATGTTTTATCAAATCATTGCCTAGAACTAAACCAATTTATGGAAAGTAATAAGAGCCAACATGAAGACCACCCATCACACCACTTTTGCTCTAGATCTGTAgttaaagaaaatatcaaacTGTCATGAAGCCTCTTCAAAGTCAAAATCtgcataaatattttaaatccaATAAGTAATTACGTAAGTGTTTAAAATATACTTCTTCTACAGTCATGGAATGTAAATGAACTCTTAATACACTTCTTCTATATAGACACAGTCATggaatgtaaattaaataaactCTTAATACACTTCTTCTATATAGACACAGTCATggaatgtaaattaaataaactCTTAATACACTTCTTCTATATAGACAGTTATGGAATGTAAATAAACTCTTAGTACACTTCTTCTATATAGACACAGTCATGTAATGTAAATGGACTCTTAGTACACTTCTTCTATATAGACACAGtcatgaaatgtaaataaactCTTAATACACTTCTTCTATATAGACAGTTATGTAATGTAAATAAACTCTTAATACACTTCTTCTATATAGACACAGTCATGGAATGTAAATAAAACTCTTAGTACACTTCTTCTATATAGACACAGTCATGGAATGTAAATAAACTCTTAGTACACTTCTTCTATATCAACACAGTCATGTAATGTAAATGAACTCTTAATACACTTCTTCTATATAGACACAGTCATGGAATGTAAATGAACTCTTAATACACTTCTTCTATATAGACACAGTCATGGAATGTAAATAAACTCTTAGTACACTTCTTCTATATAGACACAGTCATGGAATGTAAATAAACTCTTAGTACACTTCTTCTATATCAACACAGTCATGTAATGTAAATGAACTCTTAATACACTTCTATATAGACACAGTCATGGAATGTAAATGAACTCTTAATACACTTCTTCTATATAGACACAGTCATGGAATGTAAATAAACTCTTAGTACACTTCTATATAGACACAGTCATGTAATGTAAATGAACTCTTAATACACTTCTATATAGACACAGTCATGGAATGTAAATGAACTCTTAATACACTTCTTCTATATAGACACAGTCATGTAATGTAAACGAACTCTTAATACACTTCCTCGGCAGACACAGTCATGGAATATCTGGAACTAGTGCCTTTCTTCCATAGACAGTCTTTCTTTGGCTTGTGTCACCCAAGAATGAAAATCGTTAATTTTCACCCTAGCATAGATGTCTTTGAATCCGCGATATGTATTGAATTCACATCCAGGAATGTTCTCCATAATACCAGCTTTGATGAGCTTGTCAGCCATCAGGAAAACATCTCCTGCTTTTGAAACTTTAGGGCGCTTTCTTCCAGACTTTTTGGCTTGACCTTGCTttgcaatgttttgttttattgcgTCTTGAACTTGCAAAGCCAGTGCGGCTTTCCTGGCACTTTCATATGTGGCATTTGACCCCTGTGtctggatttttttctttattctcTGCACCTGTATTTCCA
The Argopecten irradians isolate NY chromosome 9, Ai_NY, whole genome shotgun sequence DNA segment above includes these coding regions:
- the LOC138332138 gene encoding ATP-dependent DNA helicase RecQ-like codes for the protein MAASFEQQVVCDRFKIPQLRSSQIRAIESINAGKDVFVGTRTGSGKSLAYESFPLLNEGKMVLVVAPLVSIMHDQCRRLNELGFKATYIGKNTDDNDNILAGHYDFIFSNAEHVVEDTIWRTMLGQDPYQSKLGLIVVDEAHTVMKWGKSTAEKEGTFRSSFARVGELRSVCDNRVPILALTATAGPTDRRKIMRSLCFKVHSDVVLDSPDRSNIKITTVCIPNNDNLSEVFKFLINDFNSQKGELPRHVILCESIANVSKVYLTFLKHSGQHRDHFQMYHSKTNEKIKEEIRKDMAENGKIRILICTNSAGMGVNFYGVNDIIHYGLPREMDTFVQQMGRAGRDGSYSKELVLYKMHKGHLSKVESDLVKLIKDDTTCRHKTLCDSYASEHVSISPKHKCCDVCEKHCDCKEESCPDIHAAYVRHDAEEFEDTNELEREVTNEDRRLLKHKLSVLKFTLESNLSNIVMRSEILHGITDQVIDSIVLNCPRIFSTSDILKMYPVWSYEIAVQIMQVINTVTGDTEMYDMLSDSDVVPNDDSE